One window of the Rosa rugosa chromosome 3, drRosRugo1.1, whole genome shotgun sequence genome contains the following:
- the LOC133736768 gene encoding probable arabinose 5-phosphate isomerase — MGSLPPPPSLSSDLLLPHSSTTKPTTPSQSPIDETTLLNLFKSQQSHLNFFFQHLDLSQTLSFTRTLLRSSGTIFFSGVGKSGFVANKISQTLVSLGIRSAFLSPLDALHGDIGILAAADVLVLFSKSGNTDELLRLVPCAKAKGAFLISVTSVEGNALASVCDMNVHLPLERELCPFDLAPVTSTAIQMVFGDTVAIALMGARNLTKEQYAANHPAGRIGKSLIFKVRDVMKKEEELPVCKEGDMIMEQLVELTSKGCGCLLVIDDEHHLIGTFTDGDLRRTLKASGEAIFKLTVGEMCNRNPRTIGPDAMAVDAMQKMEAPPSPVQFLPVIDEKNVVIGIVTLHGLVSAGL; from the exons ATGGGGTCTCTTCCGCCGCCGCCTTCGTTGTCGTCGGACCTCCTCCTCCCACATTCCTCTACCACCAAACCAACCACCCCATCCCAATCCCCAATTGACGAAACTACCCTCCTAAACCTGTTCAAATCCCAACAGAGCCACCTCAACTTCTTCTTCCAGCACCTCGACCTCTCCCAGACCCTCTCCTTCACCCGCACCCTCCTCCGCTCCTCCGgcaccatcttcttctccggCGTCGGCAAGTCCGGCTTCGTCGCCAACAAGATCTCCCAGACCCTCGTCTCCCTCGGCATCCGCTCCGCCTTCCTCTCCCCCCTCGACGCCCTCCACGGCGACATCGGCATTCTCGCCGCCGCCGACGTCCTCGTCCTCTTCAGCAAGTCCGGCAACACCGACGAGCTCCTCCGCCTCGTCCCCTGCGCCAAGGCCAAGGGCGCCTTCCTCATCTCCGTCACCTCCGTCGAAGGCAATGCCCTCGCCTCCGTCTGCGACATGAACGTGCATTTGCCCTTGGAGAGGGAGCTCTGCCCCTTCGATTTGGCTCCGGTCACCTCCACCGCCATCCAGATGGTCTTCGGCGACACCGTCGCCATCGCCCTCATGGGCGCCAGAAACCTCACCAAGGAGCAATACGCCGCCAATCACCCCGCCGGTCGGATCGGAAAGTCCCTCATCTTCAAG gtgagAGATGTGatgaagaaagaagaggagTTACCGGTGTGCAAGGAAGGGGACATGATAATGGAGCAATTGGTGGAGCTAACAAGCAAGGGATGTGGCTGCTTGCTTGTGATCGACGACGAGCATCACCTGATAGGGACATTTACCGATGGAGATCTCCGGCGGACTCTCAAGGCGAGCGGAGAGGCCATCTTCAAGCTCACAGTTGGGGAAATGTGCAACAGGAACCCGAGGACAATTGGGCCGGACGCAATGGCTGTCGACGCCATGCAGAAAATGGAAGCTCCTCCTTCCCCTGTGCAGTTCTTGCCTGTCATCGATGAGAAGAATGTAGTGATTGGCATTGTCACTCTGCATGGATTGGTTTCGGCTGGCCTTTGA